One genomic region from Anguilla rostrata isolate EN2019 chromosome 2, ASM1855537v3, whole genome shotgun sequence encodes:
- the LOC135247502 gene encoding myozenin-1-like, with product MPLSGTPAPNKRKKSSKIIVDLSQISQDVDQEDADPEVAEFDLGTKIKVPKDLMLEELSLLKNKGSKMFKMRQQRVERFIYENNPELFTESMENLHNLAPSLGGQEKNGTADGGQTNGGQTNADGHIQNNGSALESETQGEDESGKRAGENGQEGGQDGVDGEGSAAEKEKELEEKKKKAEYMRTYISPWERAMKGDEELTATMKVQMPGPHVHQDPPSFKSFNRMAVPFGGFHKASQLMTFQMPEIELEIEEPEPTVVFHRDISARPSFNRTPIGWVCTGEHSDVIMEHLDAIPFDGETDDL from the exons ATGCCTCTGTCAGggacccccgcccccaacaaGAGGAAAAAGTCATCCAAGATCATCGTTGACCTATCTCAAATTTCGCAGGATG TCGACCAGGAAGATGCAGATCCCGAGGTGGCGGAGTTTGACCTGGGGACGAAGATCAAGGTCCCCAAGGACctgatgctggaggagctgtccCTGCTGAAGAACAAGGGCTCCAAGATGTTCAAGATGAGGCAGCAGAGGGTGGAGCGCTTCATTTACGAGAACAACCCAGAGCTCTTCACCGAGTCCATG GAGAACCTTCACAACCTGGCACCCTCACTGGGTGGGCAAGAGAAGAATGGGACCGCTGATGGCGGTCAAACCAACGGCGGCCAAACCAATGCTGACGGCCACATCCAAAACAATGGCTCCGCTCTTGAGTCTGAGACCCAAGGCGAGGATGAATCAGGAAAGAGAGCAGGTGAAAACGGACAGGAAGGAG GCCAGGATGGCGTGGATGGTGAGGGCAGCGCCGCGGAAAAGGAGAAGGAgttggaggagaagaagaagaaggctgAGTACATGAGAACGTACATATCACCATGGGAACGGGCCATGAAGGGTGATGAGGAGCTGACAGCCACCATGAAGGTACAGATGCCTGGGCCTCATGTGCACCAGGATCCACCCAGCTTCAAGAGCTTCAACAG gaTGGCCGTGCCGTTCGGAGGCTTCCATAAAGCCTCCCAGCTCATGACCTTCCAGATGCCGGAGATCGAGCTGGAGATCGAGGAGCCGGAGCCGACCGTGGTGTTCCACCGGGACATCAGCGCCAGGCCCTCCTTCAACCGCACGCCCATCGGCTGGGTCTGCACCGGGGAGCACAGCGACGTCATCATGGAGCATTTGGACGCCATCCCCTTCGACGGAGAGACCGACGACCTCTGA
- the LOC135247503 gene encoding synaptopodin 2-like protein, with the protein MVAEEIVVTLSGGAPWGFRLQGGAEHKKPLQVAKVRRRSKACRAGLREADELLSINDKLCGGLSHAQAMSLIDGGPGTLHIRVKRAPSGFQSVVLLTRSPSPRIDKEYRAAVREVRRGALMSPTGRDDPPRRESVTSPPDSEAYYGETDSDADTAHERQRRQKRRSPSGSPAKMGGGKSSPEETSEMSGYESAPDAPAYPDASPPQQGSPPGVARREVIYQPPRADNSPENSSSSLDDQSPAEGPGPNEVDSGFQEPPSLPPLVSPDRAKEALLLASRGQLVPMVGPVDNPVAEELTVTYMDKAKQAKLHRGESVQEKQVKEARSRCRSIAALLTDAPNPHSKGVLMFKKRRQRAKKYTLTCFGSVEGASSQDGTTEEEDDEEEEGVFPGSESELDEDGFTSAPESAWDSDYLDILERKTPAAGCGETESPGLNATSGKGAQLFEQQRRRGQERAAAAEAAAAEVAPVSTYAEQAPPLQGLSPTAPAVPATPSMPALPTAPAAPAVPAAPVNYSVMNGDCTVVSRASVVMSPPVVNGGGAGPPGSVLNRTAQPFAAGFVSHRAATTPVLFRPGPPKKSPPAQPAATARATPLPFSPPPSEVKRAVSTTSLYIPPRPAPRNAPPSMLSPPSSVAAAPYSPFSPSSTTATPFSRPPLPAPSSCNPPAQATPFSPPPAQAASFHPPPAQATPFSPPPAQAASFHPPPAQATPFSPPPAQAASFYPPPAQATPFYPPPVQATPLSPPAPRATSVYLPPARVTPFSPPPAQVMPFSPPPAQPMPFSPPPAQVVPFSSPPTQPTPFSPPPTQPTPYSTPPAQAITFSQPPVQAMPFSPPPTHTTSYYPPPTQTPASPYSTQAIPFSPLPVQAISLTLAPAPVTTFPPPPAPPTTCPTPTPATPFSPSSTPVGPLSPPAFSPPAHQPCAVAVPPPPTPKVSFNPYVAVATTTPSPPVSATPAPAPTPVPTQYPAAAANSAEALASREQRISVPAARTGILQEARRRGSKKPMFSAPEEKKQNSPNPELLSLVQNLDEKPRAGAEPGFESGPEEDFLNLGAEACNFMQVHKSRLPPPVAPKPHAAPEGPQIPQMGGKGAELFARRQSRMDRYVVDRTAPAANLAVSPGQPRLPSPTPSLPSHWKYSPNIRAPPPISYNPLLSPSCPPGAQRGTKASQTAKVAKKSDAQKQPPKPMDVMSRQPYQLNSAMFTYGGGGTPAPGNHQSQSISLSAPKQIPVKAARVYNIKRFSTPTPMSAPASLSPAVIAPRSATTLGEPLWRPDVVSPPPAPLSPPPPAPTGALPELPRIYSAPVPNPAPAPAPPPGSAYAPLQNGRQWFKSAPELSPLCSAVSGSSLSVRVPRPRFSTSSMGIQANVWRPGSVHY; encoded by the exons GTGCGGAGGCGGAGCAAGGCGTGCAGGGCGGGGCTTCGCGAGGCGGACGAGCTGCTGTCCATCAACGATAAACTGTGCGGAGGGCTGTCCCACGCGCAGGCCATGAGCCTGATCGACGGCGGACCAGGAACTCTGCACATACGCGTGAAGAG GGCTCCGTCGGGCTTCCAGTCCGTGGTGCTGCTCACCCGATCCCCCTCGCCCCGAATTGACAAGGAGTACCGCGCGGCGGTGCGGGAGGTCCGCCGGGGGGCGCTGATGTCCCCGACGGGCCGGGACGACCCGCCCAGGCGCGAGTCGGTGACGTCGCCGCCGGACAGCGAGGCCTACTACGGCGAGACGGACAGCGACGCCGACACGGCCCACGAGCGGCAGCGGCGGCAGAAGAGGCGGAGCCCCAGCGGCTCGCCCGCCAAGATGGGCGGCGGGAAGTCGTCGCCGGAGGAGACCTCGGAGATGAGCGGCTACGAGAGCGCCCCCGACGCCCCGGCCTACCCCGACGCCTCGCCGCCGCAGCAGGGCAGCCCGCCGGGCGTCGCCCGCCGGGAGGTGATCTACCAGCCCCCGCGCGCCGACAACTCGCCCGAGAACTCGTCCTCCAGCCTGGACGACCAGAGCCCCGCCGAAGGGCCGGGGCCCAACGAGGTGGACAGCGGCTTCCAGGAGCCGCCCAGCCTGCCCCCGCTGGTCTCGCCCGACCGCGCCAAGGAGGCCCTCCTCCTGGCGTCCCGCGGGCAGCTGGTGCCCATGGTGGGGCCCGTGGACAACCCGGTGGCCGAGGAGCTGACCGTGACCTACATGGACAAAGCCAAACAAGCCA AACTACACAGAGGCGAGAGCGTGCAGGAGAAGCAGGTGAAGGAGGCCCGGTCCAGGTGCCGCAGCATCGCCGCCCTGCTGACCGACGCGCCCAACCCGCACTCCAAGGGCGTGCTCATGTTCAAGAAGCGGAGGCAGCGCGCCAAGAAGTACACGCTCACCTGCTTCGGCAGCGTGGAGGGAGCGTCCAGCCAGGACGGCACCaccgaggaggaggacgacgaggaggaggagggcgtcTTCCCGGGCAGCGAGTCGGAGCTGGACGAGGACGGCTTCACCTCGGCCCCCGAGTCGGCCTGGGACAGCGACTACCTGGACATCCTGGAGAGGAAGACCCCTGCGGCGGGCTGCGGGGAGACGGAGAGCCCGGGGCTGAACGCCACCTCCGGGAAGGGCGCCCAGCTTTTCgagcagcagaggaggagggggcaggagcgcgccgcggcggcggaggcggcggcggcggaggtcGCGCCCGTATCGACGTACGCGGAACAGGCACCCCCCCTTCAGGGTCTGAGCCCTACCGCGCCCGCCGTGCCTGCCACTCCCAGCATGCCCGCCTTGCCTACCGCGCCCGCGGCGCCCGCCGTGCCCGCCGCGCCCGTGAACTACAGCGTGATGAACGGGGACTGCACGGTGGTGAGCCGGGCCAGCGTGGTGATGTCGCCGCCCGTGGTGAacggcggaggggcggggccgcccGGCTCCGTGCTCAACAGGACGGCCCAGCCCTTCGCCGCCGGGTTCGTCAGCCACAGAGCCGCCACCACGCCCGTGCTGTTCCGCCCCGGCCCGCCCAAGAAGAGCCCCCCCGCGCAGCCCGCGGCAACCGCCCGGGCCacgcccctccccttctccccgccTCCCTCGGAGGTGAAGCGGGCCGTCTCCACCACCTCTCTCTACATCCCGCCCAGACCCGCCCCCAGGAACGCCCCGCCCTCCATGctctcccctccttcctctgtAGCCGCTGCTCCCTACTCTCCGTTCTCTCCATCTTCTACCACTGCGACTCCCTTCTCTCGCCCACCTCTGCCCGCCCCATCCTCATGTAACCCTCCGGCGCAAGCCACGCCCTTTTCTCCGCCTCCCGCACAGGCTGCGTCCTTCCATCCTCCTCCTGCCCAAGCCACGCCCTTTTCTCCGCCTCCCGCACAGGCTGCGTCCTTCCATCCTCCTCCTGCCCAAGCCACGCCCTTTTCTCCGCCTCCCGCACAGGCTGCGTCCTTCTATCCTCCTCCTGCCCAAGCCACGCCCTTTTATCCACCTCCTGTACAAGCCACTCCCCTTTCTCCACCTGCTCCGCGGGCCACATCTGTCTATCTTCCTCCTGCCCGAGTCACACCCTTTTCTCCACCTCCTGCCCAAGTCATGCCATTTTCTCCACCTCCAGCTCAACCCATGCCATTTTCTCCACCTCCAGCCCAAGtcgtgccattttcttcacctCCTACCCAACCCACGCCATTTTCTCCACCTCCTACCCAACCCACACCATATTCTACACCTCCTGCCCAAGCCATAACCTTTTCTCAACCTCCTGTACAAGCCATGCCCTTCTCTCCACCtcctacacacaccacatcttACTATCCACCTCCTACACAAACTCCTGCTTCCCCATATTCTACACAAGCTATACCCttttccccacttcctgttcaagCCATCTCTCTCACCTTGGCTCCTGCACCAGTCACcaccttccctcctcctcctgcaccacCCACAACCTGTCCCACTCCCACACCAGCCACGCCCTTTTCTCCATCTTCTACCCCTGTgggtcccctctctcccccggccttctctccccctgcccACCAGCCCTGCGCCGTAGCGGTCCCTCCCCCGCCGACGCCTAAGGTGTCTTTCAACCCGTACGTCGCCGTggccaccaccaccccctcgccccccgtcTCGGCCACTCCCGCTCCGGCTCCCACTCCCGTCCCCACGCAGTACCCTGCTGCCGCCGCCAACTCCGCCGAGGCCCTGGCGTCCCGCGAGCAGAGGATCTCCGTGCCCGCCGCCCGCACCGGCATCCTGCAGGAGGCCCGTCGCCGCGGCAGCAAGAAGCCCATGTTCAGCGCCCCCGAGGAGAAGAAGCAGAACTCGCCCAACCCCGAGCTGCTGTCGCTGGTGCAGAACCTGGACGAGAAGCCCCGGGCGGGGGCCGAGCCCGGGTTCGAGTCCGGCCCCGAGGAGGACTTCCTCAACCTGGGGGCGGAGGCCTGCAACTTCATGCAGGTCCACAAGAGCAGGCTGCCGCCACCGGTGGCCCCCAAACCCCACGCGGCCCCCGAGGGGCCCCAGATCCCCCAGATGGGAggcaagggggcggagctgttCGCGCGGCGGCAGAGCCGCATGGACAGGTACGTGGTGGACAGGACGGCCCCCGCCGCCAATCTCGCCGTGTCGCCGGGGCAACCCCGCCTCCCGtcgcccaccccctccctcccgtctCACTGGAAGTACTCGCCCAACATtcgcgccccccctcccatcagCTACAACCCCCTGCTGTCCCCTTCCTGTCCACCGGGGGCTCAGCGCGGCACGAAGGCGTCCCAGACCGCCAAAGTCGCCAAGAAGAGCGACGCGCAGAAGCAGCCCCCCAAGCCCATGGACGTCATGAGCCGGCAACCCTACCAGCTCAACTCCGCCATGTTCACCTACGGGGGCGGCGGAACGCCCGCGCCGGGCAACCACCAATCGCAGAGCATCTCCCTGAGCGCGCCCAAGCAGATCCCGGTCAAGGCCGCCCGCGTCTACAACATCAAGCGCTTCTCCACGCCCACGCCCATGTCCGCGCCGGCGTCCCTCAGCCCCGCCGTGATCGCGCCCCGCTCCGCCACCACCCTCGGGGAGCCCCTGTGGCGCCCCGACGTcgtctccccgccccccgcccccctctcgcCTCCGCCGCCCGCCCCCACGGGCGCCCTGCCGGAGCTGCCCAGGATCTACTCCGCCCCCGTCCCgaaccccgcccccgcccccgccccgccccccggctcGGCCTACGCCCCGCTCCAGAATGGCAGGCAGTGGTTTAAGAGCGCCCCGGAGCTCAGCCCCCTGTGCTCGGCTGTTTCGGGCAGCTCCCTGTCCGTCAGGGTGCCCAGGCCCCGCTTCAGCACCTCCAGCATGGGCATCCAGGCCAACGTGTGGAGGCCGGGCTCCGTGCACTACTGA